TATTGGGTTCTCCTTGGGTCGTGACAATATCAAGAGCTTCAACATATTGCACTGCGGTGACGCATTTAATGGTATCTCAAGTAAAATAACTTCGCTTTTTCAAGGTGCATTGCAGGATGTCCGAGAACAGAACTACGTACTTCGACTTGATGAAGCAATCTTCAAATGTTTCAGGAATATCACAGAGACAGCAGCTCACATATGACacgaaaatgctttttttttctgaagctaCGTCTTCACGGGCAATGTTTCCACATGTAAATTGTAGAAGAAAGTCTTAGTGCGATGAGAAAGTAACATTTTTCTCTCCCGCGTAAGGACAACATGTCCTGGCAATGCGAAGTTCATCAAGCGGTAAATACAAGGAGGGAAAAACTCTGAAATCAAGTCTTTGTGCAAGCGTTTTCGCGACAATGAAAATAAGAACTATATTGAAAAATAGACTGCCAGAAAACGAGCAGCAAAACATACCTCATGTAGAAATCCCTATTAACCAGGACGGTCAGCGAAGTTAGAGGACCCAGTCAATGTGGCCAAAGCAATAACTAAATTTGTCTGTAAAAATACTAGAAGTATTCTGGGGAAGTATCACGAAAAAACAAAGCGGGCAGCAACCGGCCGCACATAAAGATGAACTAAACCTAGCCTACCCGCGCTGACAGGACGGAAAAGGTAATCACGTCACATGGCTTCCTTAGAAGAACCCTAAACAAAAGTTGCAAAAATTCTATGAAAGCGATGAATGGAAGTCCTAGTGCAAAGGGTAAcctgcaaaacaaaaatttttgctTCATGAAACAAATTGCAGGCGGTAGCCTTGCCGAATATTGACAGACCATGTGGGACTAATGTCAGAGCATAGCGCTGTACAGCTGATTCGCGATCTTTCCAATAGTTTTCACTCTGCCTGTACTCCCCCTTAATGGCACGCCAAGGTACTTGCGCGGTACACCCGTTCTTGCCACGCGATCATATTCAGCTGCTGTAGATCCCCATAATCCAAACCACAGACCACAACCTTcaaacggttttttttttaacagcgcCCATCCTGTCATGTCTTTCTGTATATTCGTCAAAATATAGCACTGTTAAATTTAAAGAATAGAAAATacgtcaccaactagcccggcaacgtGTTTTATTAAGCCAACTTGAAACAGTTATCTGGGCACCCGAAGCTGTGCCAAACTGATCAGTTGAACAACTTCCTCCTAGCTAGATTTGTCTTGTCTGCGTAGCAAAGCACCAGATAATCTGCATAAGCCAATACTTTGAGCTCACTATATATTTAGGATACGAAAACCTCGAATGGCACTACTCTACAAAATGCTCATTCGTAGCGGCTCTAAGTAGAGTGCGAACAGAAGCGGCGATAATGGACACCCCTTTTTGAAAGACGAAAGGATGGACACGGGTTGTCAGAGAGACCCATCCAAATTCAAGCGGATGGAGCAATTATTGTAGCAAAGACGTATTCCTTCGTCGACTGGCGAATCCCCCCGGCTGGTTTGTGTCATGTTTACTGAGGTCTAGAGCAACTACAAAACCGACTGGCTAGTTTTTCTGGGATTCCGTACTGTTTAATTTCTTTGCTCGTGGAGTTAGTCGATCTGCCATCGCAACTCCAATTCAACAGCTGAggcataataacaataataatagtaataataataataattggttttttggggaaaggaaatggcgcagtatctgtctcatatatcgttggacacctgaaccgcgccgtaagggaagggataaggaagggagtgaaagaaaggaagaaggaggtgccgtagtggagggctccggaataatttccactacctggggatctttaacgtgcactgacatcgcacagcacacgggcgccttagcgtttttcctccataaagacgcagccgccgcggtcgggttcgaacccgggaactccggatcagtagtcgagcgccctaaccactgagccaccgcggcggggcaaatccAAGAAATTATCCTTCACCCCTCTTCATATTTTCGTTACAGGAATGTGGAGAATGATAAAAATTGCGACACTGGGCCTACCACCAAAATGGGTTGACACTGCGGTGTGGAGTCTCTCCCATTGTTATATACCAAGTTGTTAAATGCCGATTGCTATATATATGccattgttattgttgttgttgttgacctcacacaatgttATATGCCAAGTAAGGCAGAGTAACTTCATCTTCCTCAGCGAGTTTCTCCGACTGATCGCCGGCATCCGTAAAGCAGCCTTCTTCTGATTCCTACTTGAAGGTGTCCCGTTGCCCACGCTTCACAAGGCAACAAATAGCAGGAGTTCTTCATACCTTATTCGCACACCAAATCCACTTGGAAAAAAGCGTCGCATATCTGCGTGGCTTCAAATACTTCGTAGGTTTCCTCACCAGGGTAGTGCGCTCGACAGGCGCGCCAGAGGTATACACCTGCGACATGGgcacaaaaaaatgaaattagGCACCTAATGTCTTATGCTGCTTAACGCCATTAATTCTTTAGCCAGTGCTGCACGCTGAGCTTTAATGTCATTTCACTAGGCGATCATGATGGTCTagatggaaaaaaaatgtataaggTATGACATTCGCTGAAATTGCTATGTTTAAAAATATAATAATTAATGTATGTTTCGGCAAAATAGTGTTCATCTCGCTGTGATTCTTGCCAActtcgtgcgtttttttttttttgctggattcGGTAGCGTTTCTTTACAAGTGTGAAATTCTGCTGCGATAATTGCCGGTATAGGCGCTTTTTAAACTAAGTATCGTTACTACTTTCTTTGTTGCTTAATAGATGGTTTCTTAATTTATACAAAAATATATGCTAGTGGGCCTAAGCGCTTGGCACGAGTCTACCCATTCCATGGTTTAATGAAGGCTCAACGAATGGTGAGGTACTCATTAGGTCGCGGATGTAATTAGGACGAATGCCCTTACGCTTCGCTTATGTAACACCATGCGAAAGGCATTAAAAGTTAAATCTTTAGGTGCTTAATGCCATTTTTTTGTGCCTATGTTTCAGGGGTATCAGAGtaggtgcgttttttttttttgttacggtACGGGAGTTGGTGAAATCGCAACTTTTTCAACGCTCGTATACCGTGCAGTCAGGACCCTAAGGCTTACGCCAATGTCTTCGGTAAACCCTCAGAGTGAATTAGCGTCTAGGCACTCTGTATAAATCGAGCCTTCAATATGAACGATCTCTAACCAAAGCAACTAAGCCGTTGGGGCGCAATACGAaattcgttctgctgctgagcaccAGGTTGCGGAGGCCGCATCTCGACGCAGGCAGAACTCGTGCAGAGCGCTGCACGTCATGAGTGAGGGTTAAAGAGCCACAAGTGGTCGAAGTTGTCCTGGAGTTCACTTAGGCGACTATTTTACGGCGACATTAAAGTAACTTTAACAAAATTAAGGGCCCAGTAATGGTGTGCACACCTTAAGGAAAAAGTGCACAGTGAGATTGAATGAAAGAagagccgcagtggagggctccggaataatttagaccggcAGGGGATATTTACTGTGCACTTAGtcacacagctcacgggcgccttttaacGCGACAAGATTTAGGGTGCCGTTCAGCTGAAAAGCCGGCGTTGTAGTTTGTGGCGTTTTGTCGAGAAAATTCGAAGGGGTCGAGAAGGTCCTGATGTCACAATCACATGAGCTCGCGCGGGTAACTAAACACCCCACAAAGATCACACAGTGAAACAGTGATGACACCACTTCCCAATTTATCATTTGTCGGCAGAGATGCGGCGTCGATCCACCATCattacgtagtgcctctgatAAAAGAAGAACAATTGcgttgaaaagaaaaatggttcaGCCGGGACACGAGCCACAGCTCCTTGAGCAGCCAAACCGAGTGCTCTACCTCTCGAACACTGCGGAACGTTCTTTCGATTTTCTTAAAGGAAGGCGTGGCGTGTCTTCTGGCAAGAAAATGTTTTagagataaaacaaataaaaataagagAAGAATAAAGAATATTGTGCGTGTATGCCAAGTGACACGTACAGAAGACCCCAGGAAACTGAAGGGACCCGCTAACTCTATTGCGCCGTGGCTTCAAGCATGCGTATGAAACCGTGCCTCAAATACAGTGGCTTGGAAGGGGACAAGAGTTGGCAGGAAACTCATTAGCTTTTCGAGGATATAATTGATCATGAGGAAGTCCTACTCCTGGTGCGGCCTTCAACTGCATAGGAAGGGATGAAGTAAAGAGCAAAATGAAGATGAAATATGCTGCGCACGGTATGACTCCGAATTTTGAGAACCTGGGGCTCAAAGTACATTGACATTATTTAATATTCATAATTTAACTTCGGGGTAAGGCAGGGAAACACACAGAACACAAAATTAGCGGTATAATCCGTGCACGCTGTACGGTGTTTTGATGTTATCCATACCCAAAGAAGAACACAAGGAAGGTTGTCACTAAAGAAACCTTTACACCCATATTTCGTTACGTCCCTTGGACGCCCGGAGTGACAAAGTAGCGTTCATGAGATGCGCGGTTGGAATCATCGCCTTTAATTGGTGTCTCGGCGCAGGCGTCATCAGCACTGCGTCGAGAAATCCACGTCAAGCATTGACGTCTGGAATGAAAATAACTTAAAAGAGGACTGAGTAGCGATTGATACCCGCGGCTCTTAGGTTGACAGGCAGCATGGAGGAAGTAAAAAAATTAGGAGAGGTTGTTAATTCACATTTTATTAAGCCGGAAGTGAGGGCGCCCCCTCGCTAGTTGGCCGCCGTCTCTGCGCACTTTCAGACAATGATGcagccgacgccgctgcgcctgtCTTTACTTTTGGCGGCGACATCGACCAAAGACtccagtagcccttgcgaaaacacgTGACTTTCGGCACATTTTTCATCATGCAGCTCGGATTGCGAGGGCCTCCCTTAAGCTTCACACATTCCATTACAGGAAGGCACGCTATGGACTAGGCCGCCCAGACACGCTTGTGCGGCTTAGGTACAAGCAGGGTTTCATATGTAAGCTGTGCTCTATTTCACATAAAGCGGTTCGAATGAGCGCATGCTAATAAGTATGTTTGTAATTGGAAAATTCTAATGAGAGAAATAGTAATTAAGCAGGCAGCAAAGTACATGTTGGCGTTCAATCTATTTGCTTGAAGTGACATAGTGGCGCCGACATGCAGCGGCCATCGGAAAACCGCGGTGATCATAAGTACGCAGCTGCAGCAAAAGATGGCGCGGGAGCTGAGTAAAGCTTTCTCAGTGCGAAACATTTGTGCGGAACTGCGTCCGGTTGACACGCTCCTTTGCCGCCATGTGATTGTGTATAGTGCAGTGAGTACTAATAAATGTCTATGTATATAGAAGCAACCTTATGTGCGCAAACTGCAGTGTGGAAAAGTTCGAAGAAAACAATTTGGAAACTGTTTTGAGATAAGCGACATAATGCGAACAATGAACAGTGAGTTCGTATGAAGAGAAACGAATTTaagggagccattaacgctatAGCTGCATACTCTTAAAGGCGGAGCTAAAGTGTCCCTTTAATTTTGTTAGATTGTATTTTCTCTCGAATTGTGTCTCTCGTTCTAGGTGAGATCGGTCTGGCGGatgcaataataattggttttgggggaaaggaaatggcgcagtatctgtctcatgtatcgttggacacaagaaccgcgccgtaagggaaggtacaagggagggagtgaaagaagaagggaagaaggaggtgccgtagtggagggctccggaataatttcgaccgcctggggatctttatcgtgcactgacatcgcacagcacacgggcgccttagcgtttttcctccataaaaacgcagccgccgcggtcgggttcgaacgtcTGGCGGATGCAAGGAACGAGTGCTGTAACGTCGGAGGAAGCATGTTTACAGACATTATATGTTAGCGAAGAGCCTACCAAACGCGCAGAAGCTATCACACTATCAAACTATGAGTAACTGTTCGGttattgattttgaggaaaggaaatgacgcagtaactgtctcacttctaggCGGACATCTCAACCGCTCCCAGAGGGAAAGACGAAAGATGGTAGTGGAACAAGACCCCCGggggtcgggctcgaacccgggaactcggtcTCAGAAGCCGAGTGCACTAACCACTTAGGCACCGCGCCGGGTGCTAAaggtccccaagtggtcgaaactataccggagccctccacttcggcaatctttctctctttcttctctcacatCCTCCTTCATCTATTCTCCCACGGAGCGGCTGAGGCGCGAGTTTagatacagttactgcgccttccactttctcaaaaccaattttacgTCGTTCGACTGCTGACGACAAGGGCGCGTAATGAAATCTTGGCCGCTGTGGCAGATTTTCGACGAAGGTTATTTGGAAAAGGCGTGTGTAGAATGTGCAATGTACTACTCCTTTTGTGCACCGTTATCGTGCGGAGAGCTCGCACGATGTGATATGTAGCCTGCCCGACAACGATCAGAATCGCAGGCAGAGCAAGCCACGCTTGTCCTCTCAAAACATCAAAACGTGCGAACCTGAATAAGATAAGTTCAAGGTAGAGGGGCGAGCCCTTTCAGTGTCGCCCATGCCATTATGGACGTCCCGTCATGCTTCGCCGCCTATCAGTGATACATCTACCGTCTCGGAGCGCCCGTCCTCCATCGCTGTAGGTCCGCACGGCTGTCATGGAGGAAGGCGGGCGAGAGCCGCCTCTGCATCGGGTGCGTCACCTGCTGACAGGCGTCAACTGGAGGCCGACGAGGTTCGTGGACGACGTGCCGTACTACCACACGTGCGGCCTCTGCAATGTGATACCCAAGAAGACGATGCTGCTTCCGTGCTCGCACGTATTGTGCGGGTCTTTCCACAAGGGAAGCCTTGAAGATGAACAGGGAGAGGGCGGCGTTAGCGGAGTGTGTCCCCTGGACCGGAAGCCTTTTAAAATGCGCCAGTGTGCCAGGATCCAGTTGTCAGCGAAGAAAGCGAACAGTTTGCAGGTGAGAAAGCGATTAGCTTAAGCTTCTCCGAGGTTATTGTGCAAGAGCTTGAAGATATCAGTAAAAATTCTAGAGATTTAATTTATATTAACACTGCTACAACATTTTTTGAAGCGCGAGCTGGTCATCAGATTTCCTACAGAGTAAACGGCGCCTGTGTACTGTAATTTCGGACAAGAAGAAATGTAGAGTGAAGTAAATCGGTTAATGCAGCGGGCTGCGCAAACGCACTCTTTTCGAACACCCGTAAAGTATTGTGTTGTCAAGGCGGTAATTGTCTTTGTCTACTTTTTCTTGCTGTTCTTTATCGTCCTTTCATATGTCAAGCTCGTTTTGAGACATGAATAAGCCATCCTGCTGCCTACACGACCATGTAAATACCGTTCAGAGAGGAGGCTGGGAGGCTCGCGGCATATTCTCTCCGAATATCTCGTAAAACAAGCACTACTGTTACTAGCTGCCCATTGACGAAAAGCCGCTGAGTGACACATATGAAAGTTGGTAGTAGAGAGTGCACTTAGCACTTAGCCATCTCTTGAAGAGTATTTTCTGTTCAACCGTAATTTAACCTTATTTGGAAGGGTACCAGAGTAATCAATGCACTAAGCCGGATTGGACGATGTTTTGCTACTTAAGATTATTCCTCGGTGCTTGCGTTGTGAGCTTACTAAAGCTCAGACCCAAAATCATCCAAGTAGACCACAGAAACGAACCCATTCCTATAACAGATCTCTGTAGGTTTCGGCTCACACTTCGTATGAAACTGAGGAGAGACGTACTAAAGCCTTGGTTAACGCCTGGCGTAGCGTATTGCCTTCAACGCTTCCACGAGCAGGGCCATCAGGGGAGCTCTGGGAGCTGTTCCTGCAAAGCTTCGGACAGAATTTTTTACTGCGCTTGAGCTCTTCCTCGACAACCGACAACACAGCATGATCTGACTGCTTTGTAGTACAATTTGTAATCAATCTGTAAAAGGTGTTTCGGCGCAGCAGTGGAGGACGCGCACATGAAGAGTACATAGTACTGAATGCCATGCTGTATAGATATGCTCTGTTGTGACTTGTGCTGCAGTGCCGAGGAATTTTTAGGTACCCTGGTCAAACAGAGGCTTTCAATTCTCTATTGAGTTCATTGCCTTCGAGGTTATCAGTCGGGAAAAAACTGTAAGGAATTGCGCTGCGGCTAGAGTGCACAATCTTGGCAGCTGCCAAGAAATTTGATTGTCACCAACAAAGCTCTTGTGGAATTACCGTCGCCAATAATAATGCTTCAAGTAGAAcctcagcggtggcctagtgtttgagcatccgcctcgcatgcgggaggtgcggggctcgatcacCAGTTCtctccgggtacccaccggctaTACAATGGGTACttttccctgcctggtgctcggcttaataagggttgtgaaatgcttgggaaatgggtctttgacccccaccttgagcatacgaaaaataccttgtgccatggcgttctttggccgcagatgcccttgcgccatagaaattcactatcatcataaATAATGATTCCAGCTCACAAACAACCGCGCTTCTAGTTTAAtctaaaaaagttaaaaacacagttcttgaaatgaatgTTGTTTTAGAAAATTTGCAACAGCAATCAGGCATTTTTGAGCAAGAAGTTGggtgtttttttatttgtgcctTATCGACAAGGATACTCAGCTTGCCTCATTGGTTTGAGCCCAGTCGGCTTTTTGACAAAATAAGTTCTATACTGTATACACTGTAGCATAGCAAACATATGTGTTCCGGTTTGGGAAAAATGACTTCATAGTACCAGGCCAGTCGTTAGAACGAATTTTCAGCGTATGGACAGCCCCATTTGAATTATATCCAATTCTTCAGGTACCACTCACAAAAAACTCCTTGCTACAATATGTATTTACATTCTAAGATACTTCTGAATCAATACAACGCCCCAATTTCGTATCTGAGCCCATAAGTCTCAGTACCCCAAGTCCAAAGTCGACGCTGACTCCGATCGAAGCCCCTCGAAATCTCGAGAGTGTTCCTTGCTGCTCCGTCGAATCGATAAATGTTCAATTGGTGTAGAATAAATCAGCGCATGCTGCATCGCTCAAATACTCTTACAGTGATACACTATCGGTTAATGGTCTTTCGAAATAATAGCGTGACGCTGATATAGGCATCATAGCACTTTATTCAACTGCTGCTCAAGAATTCGAGGCCCTCCACTACAAAGAAACTTTTGTAGTCCCGGGTGGACGGCTCTTAAAATTTGCTGAATAGAATGCGGACCAAGAGCGTTTTGCGGGGCCTGCCTGGATGTCAGCCTTAACGCACTTGTGGGACGTGTGTGCGTGTCGTCCATAGGTAGGTACACTCGGCCACTCTCCGTCCAGTCACTGTGCCATGACTCTCccatcgtccccccccccccccccaccccttttttCTTCCCGCATTGTTCACTTGTTCCTCTACGCTTTCCTACAGATGCGGAGAAAATGAATTAAATCATGCTCCACTCTCTCCCACTTTCTTCATCTTAAAAATCCGCTTCGTTCCTTCGGCTGCTTACACTGCTCGTAACGCACTGGATGCGACCACCCCTCATGACCTTCACCTCTTTGTATTACAATCTATGTTCTAAAAGCACACAGGAAATCAGCCACCCGTTATAAGATTAATAAGGCCATTGTAGCCAAAATACACGTCTACAAGTGGCATAGCAGACAGAGTGTGTAGTTCTAAAGCACAAAAGTTGCTGAATTGATTCCCGTCaagcattttgtatttttgtagtcCCCCTTCCAACCTGCTTTGCGTGGATCTTACATCTGTGTAAATCCACCAAGAGACCTCGCTACAGCCGTGGATAATAAATCATCGAGAGCGaacaaagcacaaaaaaaacagaaataagtGTTGAACTAAACATTGGCCATTCGTTTCTTTTCGTTCATCCATTAGTACTTGATTCATTCTGAGCGCTTTTTTTCGTGTTGTCTCGCATCGAGTGCCAAATCTTTTTAAACGACTTAACTTTCAAGGCAACCGgaacaaaattttatttcaaaTAAACATCAATTACATGGCTCATTCTCGGTATGCATATGCTTTTCCACAACAAAAGGGTGAATTTACTGGTAATAAAATTTAATTTGATAAATTTCCCACCACCGGTCGAAATTCTTGACGCCTACACCAAAAAATATTCCGTAATcaccgtttggaagtgaatgaCGCCGCAGCCCAGCCTCAGAGATCCCAGAGGGCAGTATATCGGCGCCTCGAGGTTACTTTCAAAATGAGGGGCTGATGGAGACAccccactaattttttttttacttttaactcACATAAGAGTTCCGTTTTTATAAGTGACGCCTTTGGCCTACCAATATTCTAATATTTTTATACAGGCCAACTTCGAATTCCCCTATGCTTCCCTTTAAGTTTGCGCCCAAGAGGATCGCTTTCGTTACCAGGAAGCTTACGCAGAGCCAAAACCACGCCGGAGATGCAACATGATTATCAAAGTGAATTAAACGTAAGTTGTACAGGAACTATAACTCCGGATGTCAATTTAGGCTTGATTTTTTATTGTCACGTCTGTGATTGTGATTGTGAAGTTTTCTATAGCATTTATACACTCCCGTTTAAATTTTGCCAGTTTCTCTCTGAACTCGTTAGCCTCCCGTGTACTTCCTTGATTTCCAAACCGTAAGAGAGAGAAACGCGCTGTTCTAACCTTTCTGTAGATGTATACATTAGGAGCATCCAAACGTGTCGTAGAAACTCAACAAAAAGCTTCGCGGCCACCCAGCTCAATTATAACTGTGGCTGGAGTATATTGCTAAACTGCACTAGTGAATATTATGGTTTTCTGTTATATTACGCATAATTTTTACAGCACTGAAGATTAAATGTTTCTACCATGGCTGTACTTCTTTTCATCGGACCAAGACGCTGCTGCAACGTTGTCGCCTAGCACGCACAGGATGTCAATTTTGAACTCCCTCATCATACCGCGCATTCTTttaccatcatcatcgtcatcatcagcctgactacacccactgcacggcaaagaccTCCTCCATgtttctccagttaaccctgtcctttgtcagctgcacccaccgtaagcccgcaaacttcttaatctcatccgcccacctaacttctgctgccccctgcaacgcttgccttttcttggaatcaactccgttacccttaagtacaGGCAGTTATCTTGCTTCTcggtacatgccctgcccaattctatttctttctcttgatcttGAAAAGGACttcattaacccgcgcttgtttCCTAACCCACTCtgtccacttccggtctcttaaagctgcagttatcatttttctttttatagctcgctgcgttgtcctaaaATTAAGCTGAAGCCTTTTCATTAGCCCTCTTCTATTGTGTTTCAGGCTTACTGTTGGAACCAGGAGCAGGGCTGCGACTTTGTGGGAACCCTGCAGGACATACTCACACACTGCGAGGAAGAGTGCGCATTTCACGTCCTCGCGTGTCCGCGTTGCGGCGACAGTGTGCTTCACGCCGATCTGCCCGCGCACTATACGGCCTGGTGCGGCAACACCATGGACAACGAGGACGTCAGAGAATCGTCGGCGGACCAAGATGAAGCGACTCGCGAAAACGGAGACTTCAGACTGGAAGACCTAAAGACGTTTCTGAGGGAGCTTGATGTCCTAGACACGGAGCCTTTCtaacgggaaaaaaaaaaaagacattgtgATGAGGTGGACGCCCCACGAGTTCTGTTGAACGATGCACGCGCTAAACCACTGAACATTCATTCTTGATTATTGCAATGGGCCTATATCCGGCTGCCTATGTAGCTTGTCGCGCTATACTCATTAACGGGAATGTTCTGAAAGGCCATGTTGATTATTTGTTCAGTATCCCTAGCAGTGCACCTGGGATacaaattttctttttaaacGTGGACTTTAATACTGAACTTTGCGTGCGTTAAAAACTCTAGATGAATACCATGGCCCCAAttaagaattgaaaaaaaaatggccggggttcaacgtggcttgaacctagttagttatacgagcgaaagctctgttaagcatggtctccactgcgTCAAATCAAATGTCAACGGTCAAGCTCAACGGTCAAGGTCAGGCATCCGATGGTCATAgccatatgatcacgtggtcatactaccacagCATGGGCCATAGCACCACGCAGTTAAGCTCATTTTGATCTTGTGAGATATTGAATGTCATTGTCTCCACTaaatcgaaatcggaagttgtaccatGAGGAGTAGGGCTCTCGCTCAAACGGATTGTTCGTTAAAGCGAGAGGCGTAATGAGCTGCTTCGAATCCTTTACATACATCCGTTAGCCCAAATAACACGCCGAACCTCGCGTGATAGAGCTTACTAGGTATCGCAGATTACAGACATTTAcaccgcgcgaaaaaaaaaaactttaacaaGGGTGAACGTGCTACGTACTAGAAGGCCATAAACAATTTAGGGGCGATGAATTAGATTTATGCTgaagaaatgcgatagcattcttcTTTCGCTACCTCGGTCATCTATTTCAATTTCGATTCTGTTTCAATCTTGACCGTACTCCACCTCTGAGTTCGTTGTCATTCATTCTACAATCTAATCCAATTCTGAATATATTCCAATTGCGACTACGCAACTAGCCAAAAGGTGTCATATTGATAGAACGCGGCGAATCCTCCTATCACTACCGATGCAATTGGGCAGCGTTTATGAAATGCCCTACTGCACCCTCCCACTTTGCTTAAAATGTGGGACGACCAAGACCACCCGCATGCACCCCCAACCCATGGCTCTTCCCCCATACCCAATCCATCCCCCTCCTTGGGAGGCCGCTCTGAGGGCTGCCCAACCAGCTGGACAAACATGGCTATtggacagagctctccgtgaGGCTCAGGTCCGTGGGCTCCTGGACAAGTAGGAACCCACCCTTGaaaacattttgttcttttcttacaATAACGTTGTTTCTCTTCCTCCGGCAGGTGGTTGCTTCAAACAGAGCCACTTGCTAATCCTCAACCATGCGTGAAGGAATACATCCCGCCAGTCTCATTTTTGGACACACAGTTCTACCTGAGGCTGTGTATTTGCAAGTAGGCCCTCTGCTGTTTTCGGAGTCATTTTATTCtaattcattttcatttttgcttagTCTGTTCTTTCGGCatctatttcctttcctctagAAGTGGAGAGAGGAGGGAAGAAAAGGGACGGTTGACAGATGGGAAGTGGATAGATGGAAATCTTCCTGTACGAACCTGCCATGATTGGCAGGTGACGGCCTCACACACGCCGACGCCGTCGGATAGTATTCGTCTTTAAGGAAGCATTAAAACAGTTAACTCGATGAGCTTTATGCAGCTGCATTTTGCTAGTAAGGTCGCGTGCCAAGCCATCCGAA
This portion of the Amblyomma americanum isolate KBUSLIRL-KWMA chromosome 10, ASM5285725v1, whole genome shotgun sequence genome encodes:
- the LOC144107631 gene encoding RING finger protein 151-like encodes the protein MEEGGREPPLHRVRHLLTGVNWRPTRFVDDVPYYHTCGLCNVIPKKTMLLPCSHVLCGSFHKGSLEDEQGEGGVSGVCPLDRKPFKMRQCARIQLSAKKANSLQAYCWNQEQGCDFVGTLQDILTHCEEECAFHVLACPRCGDSVLHADLPAHYTAWCGNTMDNEDVRESSADQDEATRENGDFRLEDLKTFLRELDVLDTEPF